In a genomic window of uncultured Flavobacterium sp.:
- a CDS encoding succinylglutamate desuccinylase/aspartoacylase family protein — translation MKNNTPLVIFDEAILPGESKTINVEIARLHTTTKLNIPVIVRRSKIEGPVVLFSAGIHGDEINGVEIVRQIISKKINRPARGTIICIPIINMYGFVNKSREFPDGRDLNRVFPGSKKGSLASRFAYHIVAQVLPIIDYAVDFHAGGASRFNAPQIRITENNPELKLLADVFNAPFTLYSKNIGGSFRNTCEKANVKMLLFEGGKSLDINDLVANEGVMGVKRLLNYLKMLDPKHIVEEAEDPSIYIKNSVWLRAKCSGLLHDYNRIGRFVTKGTILAIITDPFGKFEQKVKAPHDGFVINANHSPIVYEGDAIYHMSKNSLDNADE, via the coding sequence ATGAAAAATAATACGCCCCTGGTTATTTTTGACGAAGCCATTTTGCCCGGAGAAAGCAAAACGATAAACGTCGAAATTGCTCGTTTGCATACCACTACAAAACTTAATATTCCGGTTATTGTACGCCGTTCAAAAATTGAAGGTCCGGTAGTTTTATTCTCCGCCGGAATTCATGGAGACGAAATTAACGGAGTCGAAATCGTCAGACAGATCATCAGCAAAAAAATTAATCGTCCGGCAAGAGGAACTATTATTTGTATTCCGATTATCAATATGTACGGTTTTGTCAATAAATCACGTGAGTTTCCTGACGGAAGAGATTTAAATCGTGTTTTTCCCGGAAGTAAAAAAGGATCTTTGGCAAGTAGATTTGCCTATCATATTGTTGCGCAGGTTTTACCAATTATAGATTATGCTGTCGATTTTCATGCCGGAGGAGCAAGCCGATTTAATGCGCCACAAATAAGAATAACAGAGAATAATCCCGAATTGAAACTTCTGGCAGATGTTTTTAATGCGCCGTTTACACTTTATTCTAAAAATATTGGTGGCTCTTTTAGAAATACCTGCGAAAAAGCAAACGTAAAAATGCTTCTTTTTGAAGGCGGAAAATCATTAGATATTAATGATTTAGTTGCAAATGAAGGCGTGATGGGAGTGAAGCGTTTATTGAATTATCTAAAAATGCTTGACCCAAAACATATCGTTGAAGAAGCAGAAGATCCTTCGATATATATTAAAAACTCGGTTTGGCTGCGTGCAAAATGTTCCGGTTTATTGCATGATTATAATAGAATTGGACGTTTTGTGACCAAAGGAACTATTTTGGCAATTATAACAGATCCGTTTGGTAAATTTGAACAAAAAGTAAAAGCACCTCACGACGGATTTGTGATCAACGCTAATCATTCGCCAATTGTGTACGAAGGTGATGCGATTTATCATATGTCTAAAAATAGC